The proteins below come from a single Acidovorax sp. NCPPB 4044 genomic window:
- a CDS encoding branched-chain amino acid ABC transporter permease — MDPDLAFFTEVLAGGLLSGVMYALVAIGFVLIYKTSGVLNFAQGAQLLLAALTFVSLLERGLPFALALAATFALMVVLGLAIERTVLRPLANRSPMTLFVATLGLSYVIEGVAQLAWGTQVHALELGIEDTPLDFAGVLVSRFDLVAAACAGVVVALLSAFFRFTRTGLAFRAVADDTFAALAIGLRLPRVWAAVWAAAGVIALVAGLLWGARLGVQFSLSLVVLKALPVLVLGGFDSVAGAIVGGLIVGALEKLAEVYLGPAVGGGIEGWFAYAVALLFLLVRPRGLFGQRLVERV, encoded by the coding sequence ATGGATCCGGACCTCGCATTTTTCACCGAAGTACTTGCGGGCGGCCTGCTCTCGGGTGTGATGTATGCCCTGGTGGCCATCGGCTTCGTGCTGATCTACAAGACGTCCGGCGTGCTCAACTTCGCGCAGGGCGCGCAATTGCTGCTGGCGGCGCTGACCTTCGTGAGCCTCCTGGAACGCGGGCTGCCTTTCGCACTGGCACTGGCCGCCACATTCGCGCTGATGGTGGTGCTGGGCCTGGCCATCGAGCGCACCGTGTTGCGCCCGCTGGCCAACCGCTCGCCGATGACGCTGTTCGTTGCCACGCTGGGGCTTTCCTACGTGATCGAGGGCGTGGCGCAGCTGGCCTGGGGAACCCAGGTGCATGCGCTGGAGTTGGGCATCGAAGACACGCCACTCGATTTCGCCGGTGTCCTCGTCTCGCGCTTCGACCTCGTGGCCGCTGCCTGTGCAGGCGTCGTGGTGGCCCTGCTCTCGGCTTTCTTCCGCTTCACGCGAACGGGCCTGGCTTTCCGCGCCGTGGCGGACGACACCTTCGCCGCCCTGGCCATCGGGCTGCGCCTGCCGCGCGTCTGGGCCGCCGTATGGGCTGCCGCCGGCGTGATCGCCCTGGTGGCGGGGTTGCTCTGGGGCGCCCGCCTGGGGGTCCAGTTCTCGCTGTCGCTCGTAGTGCTCAAGGCGTTGCCCGTGCTGGTGCTGGGGGGCTTCGATTCGGTGGCCGGCGCCATCGTGGGCGGCCTGATCGTAGGAGCGCTGGAGAAGCTCGCCGAGGTGTACCTGGGGCCCGCCGTCGGCGGAGGTATCGAGGGATGGTTCGCCTATGCCGTGGCACTGTTGTTCCTGCTGGTGCGCCCGCGCGGCCTGTTCGGCCAGCGCCTGGTGGAAAGGGTGTGA
- a CDS encoding branched-chain amino acid ABC transporter permease, with protein MSAILPADTSPPLAIAPPSGLRRAWACAPRGLPVLAILALGYGLVPALASPYWLDAILIPFLALSLAGVGLNLLTGYAGQLSLGTAAFMAVGAFATYNFHLRIPGIPLLASMALGGLCATAVGLLFGLPSLRLRGFYLAVSTLAAQFFVQWMLTRFGWFTNHSSSGVIDAPELRIGPWVFDTPVARYLFALTVVALLSAAAWRLVSTRTGQHFVAVRDNELAARVIGIPVLRTKLLAFAVSSFIVGVAGVLWAFVYLRTVEPAGFNLDRSFQILFIVILGGLGTIRGAFFGAALIVVLPLLLSRLGSWALGGMFDSGVLEMSQRIALGLLIIGFLIAEPEGLTALWARARHALARRLGIARFH; from the coding sequence ATGAGTGCCATCCTCCCTGCCGACACGTCACCGCCGCTGGCCATCGCCCCGCCGTCCGGCCTGCGCCGCGCCTGGGCCTGCGCACCGCGAGGACTGCCGGTCCTGGCCATTCTGGCCTTGGGCTACGGGCTCGTGCCCGCGCTCGCCAGCCCCTACTGGCTCGATGCGATCCTGATCCCCTTCCTGGCGCTTTCGCTCGCGGGCGTCGGGCTGAACCTGCTCACGGGCTATGCCGGCCAGCTTTCCCTGGGTACGGCAGCGTTCATGGCCGTCGGCGCCTTCGCCACCTACAACTTCCACCTGCGCATTCCCGGCATTCCTCTGCTGGCCAGCATGGCACTTGGCGGGCTGTGCGCCACGGCCGTAGGCCTGCTCTTCGGCTTGCCGAGCCTGCGGCTGCGCGGCTTCTATCTGGCGGTTTCCACGTTGGCTGCGCAGTTCTTCGTGCAGTGGATGTTGACCAGGTTCGGCTGGTTCACGAACCACAGCAGCTCCGGGGTGATCGATGCGCCCGAGCTGCGCATCGGGCCCTGGGTTTTCGACACGCCCGTCGCACGCTACCTGTTCGCGCTGACGGTCGTGGCACTGCTCAGCGCTGCCGCCTGGCGGCTGGTGTCCACGCGCACCGGGCAGCACTTCGTAGCCGTCCGCGACAACGAACTCGCAGCGCGTGTCATCGGGATTCCCGTGCTGCGCACCAAGCTCCTGGCGTTTGCGGTGTCCTCGTTCATCGTGGGCGTGGCCGGCGTGCTCTGGGCCTTCGTCTACCTGCGCACCGTGGAGCCCGCGGGCTTCAACCTGGACCGCTCGTTCCAGATCCTGTTCATCGTGATCCTCGGCGGGCTGGGCACGATCCGCGGCGCGTTCTTCGGCGCTGCCCTCATCGTGGTGCTGCCGTTGCTGCTCTCCCGGCTGGGGAGCTGGGCACTCGGGGGCATGTTCGATTCCGGCGTGCTGGAGATGAGCCAGCGCATTGCGCTGGGCCTTCTGATCATCGGCTTTCTCATCGCCGAGCCCGAGGGGCTGACCGCGCTCTGGGCCCGCGCGCGGCATGCCCTGGCGCGGCGCCTCGGCATCGCGCGCTTCCATTGA